Sequence from the Burkholderia sp. GAS332 genome:
AGCAGCATGCCGCGCTCTTCGCATTTGCGCTTCAGCGCGGCCATGTAGCCTGGCGGCAGTTCGATGATCCCACCGGAACTGAGGATCGGCTCGGCAATGAATGCGGCGAGATTGCCACTGGACTGACGATCGATGAGATCGAAGGCGTAGTCCAGTTCCGCCAGGTAATCGTACTCACCATGGCGCTCGAAACGCGGACGGTACAGGAACGGAGCGGGAATCGCGAAGGAGCCGACGGCGGCCGGACCGACGCCCTTGCGACCGGCGCTGTAAGTCGCGGATGCTGCGTTCCCCGTCATGCCGTGCCAGGACTGCGCAAAGCCAACGATTTCATATTTGCCCGTAACCAGCTTAGCCATGCGAATGGCGGCCTCGTTCGACTCCGCGCCGGTACTGAGCAACAGCGCCCGGTCGAGTCCGTCAGGCGTAATGTCGGCCAACCGGGTCGCCAGGTCGACCACTGGTCGCGAGAGCATCCCGCTAAAGAGGTGGTCAAGCTTGCCGGCGTATTCGTTGATAACCGACACGATTTCCGGATGGCTGTGCCCCAGCACCGCGCTCATCTGCCCCGAGGTGAAATCCAGGATCGCGCGGCCGTCCGCGTCATAGACGAAGCTGCCCTGGGCGCGCTCAATGATCATCGGCTCGAAGGTACCGCCATAGCGGATGAGGTGCTGCCTGGCGTTGCGCCAGAAAGTTGCGTCATTGTTCCGGGACACTTTGCTTCTCCTTGGCGGGTAACGAGAATAACTTGCAGTCTAGATGGCTCTCTGCTTTCATAGAATCGAATAGTTCTTATGGAAGCTAGAAGCGGGGCTAATATCTTGAGTCGTTCACTCGAAATCGATCTGCTGCGTTCGTTTACCGTCATTGCCGAGGTCCGGGCGCTCAGTCGTGCGGCCAACCGGATCGGCCGGACCCAGTCTGCGCTGAGTCAGCAGATGAAGCGCCTCGAAGAAATCGTCGATCAGCCGCT
This genomic interval carries:
- a CDS encoding 2,2-dialkylglycine decarboxylase (pyruvate), producing the protein MSRNNDATFWRNARQHLIRYGGTFEPMIIERAQGSFVYDADGRAILDFTSGQMSAVLGHSHPEIVSVINEYAGKLDHLFSGMLSRPVVDLATRLADITPDGLDRALLLSTGAESNEAAIRMAKLVTGKYEIVGFAQSWHGMTGNAASATYSAGRKGVGPAAVGSFAIPAPFLYRPRFERHGEYDYLAELDYAFDLIDRQSSGNLAAFIAEPILSSGGIIELPPGYMAALKRKCEERGMLLILDEAQTGVGRTGTMFACQHDGVTPDILTLSKTLGAGLPLAAVVTSAQIEERAHELGYLFYTTHVSDPLPAAVGLRVLDVVEREGLVARANLMGDRLKRGLLDLMERFECIGDIRGRGLLLGMEIVKDRHTKEPADGLGSRITRECMNLGLSMNIVQLPGMGGVFRIAPPLTVREDEIDLGLALLGQAIERSL